One Merismopedia glauca CCAP 1448/3 genomic window, TTCCTGGTTAAACACTCGATATGCGCGTGTTTCCATGTGATATAGGGAGAATCGGCTCCCGTCCATTTTGCAGTACCTGTGATAATTTCTCCAGCCTCTAACCACAGGGGCTAATTTCTTAGCTTTGACTGTGGCTCCATAATTCGAGTTGTTAACGACGGCTTTGACTTTCTTACGAAATGCTTTGAAATTATCCTCTGATGGGACACATCTAAACTTCCCGTTGGTTTGCACTTTGAAATGCCATCCCAAGAAATTAAATCCATCTGTCGCTGCTGTTACTTTGGTCTTGCGTTCGCTGACATTCATGCCTCTTTGGGCTAGGAACTGGCTGATGAGGTCAAGTATTATTTCGGCATCTTCCCCTGGTTTGAGGATGATTACCATATCGTCTGCGTATCTGACGCTAGGATGTATGGTTTCAATGCCGTTTAAGGCTATGTTGGCGAGTAAGGGAGATACAACCCCACCTTGTGGTGTGCCTTGTTCTGGGTATCCTACATTCGTTCCAACTTTGAGACATCGGAAGATGCCTAGCTTTATTCCCGATGGGGCGATTAGGTTTTCCATGATTGAGCTATGATTGATTCTGTCGAAACATTTTTCAATGTCTAACTCGATTACTCGCTTTTCCTTTCCGTTAGCGTAACTACGGAGATTGATGGAGAGGATTTTCTGTGCATCGTGCGTCGATCTTCCCGTTCTGAATCCGTAGGAGCGTTCGTGGAAGGTAGCCTCGTGTGCTGGTTCTAGGGCTAGCTTTGCTAAGCATTGCCATGCTCTGTCTGCTATGGTTGGAACTTTCAGCATTCGTGTCGTCCCATCTTTCTTGGGGATAGGAATTTCACGTAGCTTTTTGTGTTTCCAGGAAAATGTGTATTGTCTAAGCACTTCGTTGAGTGCTAGGCGTTCCTCCAAGGTGAGTGATGCCTTTCCATCTATTC contains:
- a CDS encoding group II intron reverse transcriptase/maturase — encoded protein: MIRRETKNFSELWKGLPWKQFQKNLFRLQRRVFKAVRDGNLRKTRNLQKLILKSQSARLLAIRQVTQLNAGKKTAGIDGKASLTLEERLALNEVLRQYTFSWKHKKLREIPIPKKDGTTRMLKVPTIADRAWQCLAKLALEPAHEATFHERSYGFRTGRSTHDAQKILSINLRSYANGKEKRVIELDIEKCFDRINHSSIMENLIAPSGIKLGIFRCLKVGTNVGYPEQGTPQGGVVSPLLANIALNGIETIHPSVRYADDMVIILKPGEDAEIILDLISQFLAQRGMNVSERKTKVTAATDGFNFLGWHFKVQTNGKFRCVPSEDNFKAFRKKVKAVVNNSNYGATVKAKKLAPVVRGWRNYHRYCKMDGSRFSLYHMETRAYRVFNQEIKQNRHSSKTLLNKAFPAVPHSENKHINVKGDKSPYDGDIPYWSERNSKLYDGTTSKALKKQNHSCGHCGLRLIGEQRVHLHHIDGNHSNWKPANLLAIHESCHDYRHMSK